In Festucalex cinctus isolate MCC-2025b chromosome 1, RoL_Fcin_1.0, whole genome shotgun sequence, the sequence attgtatatgtttctttcagctccccctcatagggcccaaagtgacccttctcacagtgagcagaacaaaggtaaaaagaaaagattctccacagcactaataaaatatttgatggtaaacgtcttctataatttacagaatgtgcatcaaccaatacacccaagaaaaaaaggtaaacatatgcacacacacacacattgcatcacactgctctaaaataatatgatattgaaatgtatatttgcagatcccaaagattctggctggcttgaagttgatgaattcggctggcagccaaccatcttcccctttgctgcaaaaccaggaccaagggatgctgcagcagagatgaattcccacctgccagctgacatcctggagctcttcatcacggatgaacttctccagcacatcgttcatcataccaacctctacgcaaatcagtccatgcagaagcagactgacaaaaactgttgcgcacgtgtaa encodes:
- the LOC144014343 gene encoding uncharacterized protein LOC144014343, which codes for MLTPEKSGAQPSTSAQMTFHRTMTTTMGPMQDSLGQSSKEREDRAHSNVRPLVLRQRKLPLIGPKVTLLTVSRTKNVHQPIHPRKKDPKDSGWLEVDEFGWQPTIFPFAAKPGPRDAAAEMNSHLPADILELFITDELLQHIVHHTNLYANQSMQKQTDKNCCARVNSLQRVFQIVCSDCYCCM